The following proteins are encoded in a genomic region of Prosthecobacter sp. SYSU 5D2:
- a CDS encoding autotransporter-associated beta strand repeat-containing protein: MAPPGPHSLLRISVVFHALLLLPAWAEPILWSGSTSTDFTLGSNWVGANPPANNLTADIATFSGPLVGSQPALGSAYSVNGVDMTGGYTLSGSGPLTLGSGGFMATGTNTLSLQSILLGTNATLNLASTTTVSGTTIDTNGFTLTLRTQETSGLDLGNAVISGSGNVIFRAGSGSRIITLGSANTFTGSVLVSTTNISFSSLANGGVASSFGQGTGEVTLGDASSVVALTYTGTGGVTDRLFKAGNGSADITITNNGSGAIEFNNTGAFGGATTAGPRKLTLSGTQATSPATATTGHSIFGQQLTDYANHPLSLTKSGSGTWLLSNLDNSFTGGITMTGGQLRISGDGALGAVNNNITFTTGNSILVATQTMTLNASRTITVDAGRTASFNIIVIGGANFLQIDSKITGAGNVSRAASASGSGVLRFSNDSNDYTGNFTASNGTVEFTSVANAGSPSALGAGTTIALNNGSSGAAFRYIGSTDTTTTRPLTWGATTGTMALTNNGTGTVGFLSTASMVTGNGAKNWTMTGTNAGNNILAQVINDSPNATKVSVTKSAAGRWVLTGVNTYTGDTLISGGNLQVGLAGAGSIAAGSAVSLTTTSSRLSGTGSVFGSTTLTFGAIVPGDEGGASAGKLTFGNLTFSNTAASNVIQLSLFDQNTFDQIDVTGTLSVNDRTNILVDGSGYVPEFEDSFELLSWINLANDGFTVGDTRNGGNGGSNLYLPDLSPFDPAWVWEISALSSGSLIVSVVPEPSRVMLLALGFCTWGLRRRR, translated from the coding sequence ATGGCTCCCCCCGGCCCCCATTCACTATTACGAATATCCGTCGTCTTTCATGCGCTGCTGCTACTCCCCGCCTGGGCGGAGCCCATCCTCTGGTCCGGCAGTACCAGCACTGATTTCACCCTTGGCAGCAACTGGGTTGGCGCTAACCCTCCCGCCAACAACCTGACTGCGGATATCGCAACCTTTTCCGGCCCCCTTGTGGGCTCTCAGCCTGCTCTGGGCAGCGCCTATTCAGTGAACGGTGTTGACATGACGGGTGGTTATACCCTCTCTGGCAGCGGCCCGCTGACCCTTGGCAGCGGAGGTTTCATGGCCACCGGCACCAACACGCTCTCGCTCCAGTCCATCCTGCTGGGAACGAATGCGACCCTGAACCTGGCCAGCACCACCACGGTATCTGGAACCACCATTGATACCAATGGTTTTACCCTCACACTACGCACGCAGGAAACCTCGGGGCTGGATCTTGGAAATGCCGTCATTTCCGGCTCAGGCAACGTGATCTTCAGAGCAGGTAGCGGGTCCCGTATCATCACTCTTGGTTCGGCAAATACTTTCACTGGAAGCGTCCTGGTAAGCACCACCAATATCAGTTTTTCCAGCCTGGCCAACGGCGGTGTGGCCAGCAGCTTCGGCCAGGGCACAGGGGAGGTGACATTGGGAGATGCCTCCAGCGTCGTGGCCCTGACCTATACCGGCACCGGCGGGGTGACGGACCGTCTGTTCAAAGCAGGCAACGGTTCAGCCGACATCACCATCACGAACAACGGCAGCGGTGCCATCGAGTTTAACAATACGGGGGCCTTTGGCGGAGCCACCACGGCGGGGCCCCGCAAGCTGACCCTGTCCGGCACACAAGCAACCAGCCCGGCCACCGCCACGACCGGCCACAGCATCTTTGGCCAGCAACTGACGGATTATGCCAACCATCCGCTGTCGCTGACCAAATCTGGCTCCGGAACGTGGCTCCTCAGCAATTTGGACAACAGCTTCACCGGGGGCATCACGATGACGGGAGGCCAGTTAAGGATCTCTGGTGATGGTGCTCTCGGGGCTGTGAACAACAACATCACTTTCACGACGGGCAACAGTATTCTTGTGGCCACGCAGACGATGACCCTGAACGCCAGCCGGACCATCACGGTGGATGCCGGGCGGACGGCATCTTTCAATATCATTGTCATCGGTGGTGCCAACTTCCTGCAGATTGACTCCAAGATCACCGGTGCCGGCAACGTCTCACGAGCAGCCAGCGCCTCTGGTTCCGGCGTCCTGCGTTTCTCCAATGATAGTAACGATTACACGGGCAACTTCACTGCCTCCAATGGCACCGTGGAGTTCACCAGCGTTGCCAATGCAGGCTCTCCCAGCGCCCTGGGAGCGGGCACGACGATTGCGCTCAACAATGGTTCATCTGGTGCTGCCTTTCGCTACATCGGCAGCACGGATACCACCACCACACGGCCGCTCACTTGGGGTGCCACCACTGGCACCATGGCCCTCACCAACAACGGCACTGGCACGGTAGGGTTTCTCAGCACAGCCAGCATGGTCACTGGCAACGGGGCCAAGAATTGGACAATGACCGGAACGAATGCGGGCAATAACATCCTGGCTCAGGTCATCAATGACAGTCCGAATGCGACAAAGGTCTCCGTCACAAAATCAGCAGCGGGCCGGTGGGTTCTAACGGGTGTGAATACATACACAGGCGACACCCTCATTTCCGGAGGCAACTTGCAGGTGGGGCTGGCTGGTGCCGGATCCATCGCTGCGGGCAGCGCCGTCTCGCTGACGACTACCTCTTCCAGGCTTTCTGGTACGGGGTCGGTTTTCGGCAGTACCACTCTCACTTTCGGAGCCATCGTCCCTGGGGATGAAGGCGGCGCTTCTGCGGGCAAGCTGACCTTCGGCAACCTGACTTTTTCCAACACTGCCGCCTCCAATGTCATCCAGCTCAGTTTGTTTGATCAGAATACCTTTGATCAGATAGACGTCACCGGCACGCTCTCCGTCAATGACCGCACGAACATTCTCGTGGATGGCAGCGGCTACGTTCCTGAGTTTGAGGACAGCTTTGAACTCCTCTCCTGGATCAATCTGGCCAATGATGGCTTCACCGTGGGTGACACCCGCAACGGCGGCAATGGCGGCAGCAACCTCTACCTCCCTGACCTCAGCCCTTTCGACCCGGCTTGGGTCTGGGAAATCTCAGCGCTCAGCAGTGGCAGTCTCATCGTCTCCGTGGTCCCTGAGCCAAGCCGAGTGATGCTGCTGGCGCTCGGCTTCTGCACCTGGGGCTTGAGGCGGCGGCGTTGA
- a CDS encoding DUF1549 domain-containing protein: protein MIWKYCLALLPFGIQAAGPDFEKDVAPILEARCLSCHDEASAKGDVRLDTRAHFIDSIHVGKPDVSLLIEQVSGPEPEMPKKATPLQPHEVEILRQWIAAGAAWPDRRILKDNPPRNLDWWSLRPIRDHESSMPPGANANPVDFFVRHKLSEKGLTPVAEADPATLIRRLTYDLTGLPPTPEEVRTFVQEQSENSSFEIRNLSFNALVDRLLASPAFGEKWARHWLDAARYGETQGYDKDKPRMNAWPYRDYVIRSFNEDKPYPQFVQEQIAGDALYPGSADGTLGLGFLAAGPWDYISHVEVGEGKVDGRIAKHLDRDEMISAVFNVFTSTTVQCAQCHHHKFDPVRMEDYYRLHAVFAAVDRAERAYTGLSPEQEKQRNLLQAQINRLKAEQSRLQTEAKRALGARTSAIERRLGELRQKHGSPLRPQYGYHSGIAKRQDEIKWVQLDLGTPKVIEQLRVIPAFDRYNDIGAGFGFPVRYKVEVSNDADFKKDVRLVRDATAADQVNPRNTELLLDLGGNAARYIRLTATRLAPRKNDFILALGELEVIGLENQENLALGAKVTALDSIEAAPRWSRTNLTDGIFHRELDDPAALAELLDLEAHKTAIENELRDPARDARLKEIESQLAKLNPKLATFPKGELVFAAATDFNAQGNFKPTAGKARDIHLLNRGDIRAPGDLMQPGMPSLWPGAKEEFATGAASTESAARAALAESMTSRDNPLLWRSIVNRLWLWTFGQPLVGTPNDFGRMGMEPTHPELLDHLAARLRDDPRHSLKSIIRLLVTSQAYRRASGHDEANARLDAGNTLLWRANRRRLSAEEYRDSILAISGALRLEPRGGPSFQDFIIEKPQHSPHYQYHLHDPADPASHRRSIYRFIVRSQPQPFLTTLDCADPSQSVASRDESTTALQALAQWNNRLVESQARQFAQRLQPNQNIVHEACLLALGRPPTQEEKAVLTAHLQAHGPASLARVIFNLNAFVYLD, encoded by the coding sequence ATGATCTGGAAATATTGCCTTGCCCTGCTGCCCTTCGGCATTCAGGCAGCGGGTCCTGATTTTGAAAAAGACGTGGCCCCCATCCTGGAGGCGCGCTGCCTTTCCTGCCACGATGAGGCCAGTGCCAAAGGCGACGTGCGGCTGGATACACGAGCACATTTTATAGACAGTATCCATGTCGGCAAACCGGATGTAAGCCTGCTCATTGAACAGGTCAGCGGCCCGGAGCCGGAGATGCCCAAAAAGGCCACCCCGCTGCAGCCGCATGAGGTCGAAATCTTGCGCCAATGGATCGCCGCCGGTGCCGCATGGCCTGATCGGCGCATTCTCAAAGACAATCCGCCGCGCAATCTGGACTGGTGGAGCCTGCGCCCGATCCGCGATCATGAATCATCCATGCCACCAGGCGCAAACGCTAACCCCGTGGATTTTTTTGTTAGGCACAAGCTCTCGGAGAAAGGCCTGACGCCTGTCGCCGAAGCCGATCCCGCCACCCTCATCCGCCGCCTAACTTATGATCTGACAGGACTGCCCCCCACACCTGAAGAAGTACGAACCTTCGTCCAAGAGCAATCCGAAAATTCGTCATTCGAAATTCGGAATTTGTCATTTAACGCCCTGGTGGACCGCCTCCTCGCCTCCCCCGCCTTTGGCGAAAAATGGGCTCGCCACTGGCTGGATGCCGCCCGGTATGGTGAGACCCAGGGATACGACAAGGACAAGCCGCGCATGAATGCCTGGCCGTATCGTGATTACGTCATCCGCAGTTTCAATGAGGACAAGCCATACCCTCAGTTTGTGCAGGAGCAGATCGCCGGGGATGCGCTGTATCCAGGCAGTGCAGACGGCACCTTGGGACTCGGCTTTCTCGCCGCCGGCCCGTGGGATTACATCAGTCATGTGGAGGTGGGTGAGGGGAAGGTGGATGGCCGCATCGCCAAGCATCTGGATCGGGATGAGATGATCTCCGCCGTGTTCAATGTCTTCACCAGCACCACGGTGCAATGCGCCCAGTGTCATCATCACAAATTTGATCCGGTGAGGATGGAGGACTACTACCGCCTGCACGCCGTCTTCGCCGCCGTGGACCGTGCCGAGCGTGCCTACACCGGGCTCAGCCCCGAACAGGAAAAACAGCGCAATCTTCTCCAGGCGCAGATCAACAGGCTGAAGGCGGAGCAGTCCCGGCTTCAAACGGAAGCCAAAAGAGCCCTTGGCGCACGCACTTCCGCCATCGAACGCCGGCTGGGGGAGCTCCGTCAAAAACACGGCTCCCCGCTGCGTCCGCAATATGGCTATCACAGCGGCATCGCCAAAAGGCAGGACGAGATCAAATGGGTTCAGCTTGACCTGGGCACGCCGAAGGTCATTGAACAACTTCGTGTTATACCGGCCTTCGACAGGTATAACGACATCGGTGCCGGCTTCGGTTTTCCCGTCCGGTATAAGGTAGAGGTCTCCAATGATGCAGACTTCAAAAAAGACGTCCGGCTAGTCCGCGATGCCACCGCTGCGGACCAGGTGAATCCGCGCAATACGGAACTGCTGCTGGATCTCGGCGGCAACGCGGCACGTTATATCCGCCTCACTGCCACCCGCCTGGCTCCGCGTAAGAACGACTTCATCCTGGCCCTGGGTGAGCTGGAAGTCATCGGCCTGGAGAACCAGGAAAACCTGGCCCTCGGTGCGAAGGTCACCGCCTTGGATAGCATCGAAGCCGCCCCCCGCTGGAGCCGCACCAACCTCACCGACGGCATCTTCCATCGTGAGCTTGATGACCCCGCTGCCCTGGCAGAACTGCTCGACCTGGAAGCCCATAAAACCGCCATTGAAAACGAACTGCGTGATCCCGCACGTGATGCCCGGCTGAAGGAGATCGAATCCCAACTGGCCAAGCTCAATCCCAAGCTCGCCACCTTTCCCAAAGGCGAGCTCGTCTTTGCCGCCGCCACCGATTTTAATGCCCAGGGCAATTTCAAACCCACCGCCGGCAAGGCCCGCGACATTCATTTGCTGAACCGTGGCGACATCCGCGCCCCGGGAGATCTCATGCAGCCCGGCATGCCTTCGCTTTGGCCTGGTGCCAAGGAGGAATTCGCCACTGGTGCAGCCTCCACAGAATCCGCCGCCCGCGCCGCCCTGGCGGAATCCATGACCAGCCGTGACAATCCGCTTTTGTGGCGCTCCATCGTCAACCGCCTGTGGCTGTGGACCTTCGGCCAGCCGCTGGTGGGCACGCCCAATGACTTTGGCCGCATGGGCATGGAGCCTACCCATCCTGAGTTGTTAGACCACCTGGCCGCACGCCTGCGGGATGATCCCCGGCACTCGCTGAAATCCATCATTCGTCTCCTCGTCACCAGCCAGGCCTACAGGCGGGCCAGTGGGCATGATGAAGCCAATGCCCGCCTGGATGCCGGCAATACCCTTCTCTGGCGGGCCAACCGCCGCAGACTGAGTGCGGAGGAATATCGCGACAGCATCCTCGCCATCAGCGGAGCGCTGCGCCTGGAACCACGGGGCGGTCCCAGCTTTCAAGACTTTATCATCGAGAAGCCCCAGCACTCCCCGCATTATCAATATCATCTCCACGATCCTGCGGATCCCGCCAGCCACCGTCGCAGCATCTACCGCTTCATTGTCCGCTCCCAGCCCCAGCCCTTTCTCACCACGCTCGACTGTGCCGACCCCTCCCAAAGCGTCGCCTCCCGGGATGAATCCACCACCGCCCTCCAGGCCCTCGCCCAATGGAACAACCGCCTCGTGGAAAGCCAGGCCCGCCAGTTTGCCCAGCGCCTTCAGCCTAACCAAAACATCGTTCACGAAGCCTGCCTGCTCGCCCTTGGCCGTCCACCCACGCAGGAAGAAAAGGCCGTCCTCACCGCCCATCTCCAGGCCCACGGTCCCGCCAGCCTCGCCCGCGTGATCTTCAACCTCAACGCCTTCGTTTACCTCGACTGA
- a CDS encoding DUF1501 domain-containing protein, whose product MPMNRRHFLTSFGSLALGDLLLRDQALASPGVLRGLHHPPRAKRVIQLFMAGAASHVDMWDHKPLLSKRDGQPWDPGEKVELFQSTPGACFGSPWAFRPYGRSGKMLSDIVAPLGAVADDIAFVHNVVGKTGVHSQGTLLQTTGFQLPGFPSAGSWVSYALGSESDNLPSFVVLPDHRGLASNGAKNWANAFLPAQHQGTVIRPGHAEPVADLHAPKSSFITPAGDRAGLDALARLNRAHAEQRPGDDRLQARIRSYELAAAMQLSATDALDVAAEPQYIRDLYGLAPEGPGVDDSSINIKAETEYFGRKCLIARRLLERGVRFVQIWSGNDNGHPRRNWDSHEDVKRDHEPLSLGMAHGTAALIQDLKQRGMLEDTLILWTTEFGRMPCSQGSKGRDHNPFVFTNWLCGGGIRGGTYGESDEWGFRPQDPARAATVYDIHATVLHQLGIDHTRLTLRHNSIDRRLTDVHGHVLQDMVG is encoded by the coding sequence ATGCCCATGAACCGCCGCCATTTCCTCACCTCCTTCGGCAGCCTTGCCTTGGGCGATCTGCTTTTGCGCGACCAGGCCCTGGCCTCTCCCGGCGTGCTGCGTGGGCTGCATCATCCGCCACGGGCCAAACGCGTCATCCAGCTTTTCATGGCCGGGGCCGCCAGCCATGTGGACATGTGGGATCACAAACCGCTGCTGTCCAAACGCGACGGCCAGCCCTGGGACCCTGGAGAAAAGGTGGAGCTGTTTCAAAGCACGCCTGGTGCCTGCTTTGGCAGCCCTTGGGCCTTCCGGCCCTATGGTCGCAGCGGCAAGATGCTGAGCGACATCGTCGCCCCCCTGGGGGCCGTGGCGGATGACATCGCCTTTGTCCACAATGTGGTCGGCAAGACGGGCGTTCACAGCCAGGGCACACTATTGCAGACCACCGGGTTTCAGCTTCCCGGCTTCCCCAGCGCCGGATCCTGGGTCAGCTATGCCCTGGGCAGCGAAAGCGACAACCTGCCCTCCTTTGTCGTGCTGCCGGACCATCGTGGGCTGGCTTCCAACGGGGCGAAAAACTGGGCCAATGCCTTCCTCCCCGCCCAGCACCAGGGCACCGTCATCCGCCCTGGCCATGCGGAGCCCGTGGCGGATCTCCACGCTCCAAAGAGCAGCTTCATCACGCCCGCCGGAGACCGGGCCGGACTGGACGCCCTAGCCCGTCTGAACCGCGCCCATGCGGAGCAGCGCCCCGGCGATGACCGCCTGCAGGCCCGCATCCGATCTTATGAACTCGCCGCCGCCATGCAGCTCAGCGCCACCGATGCGCTCGATGTCGCCGCCGAGCCTCAGTACATTCGCGACCTCTACGGACTGGCCCCCGAAGGCCCCGGCGTGGATGATTCAAGCATCAACATCAAGGCGGAGACTGAATACTTCGGCCGCAAGTGCCTCATCGCCCGCCGCCTGCTGGAGCGTGGGGTGCGCTTTGTTCAAATCTGGAGCGGCAATGACAACGGCCATCCGCGCCGCAACTGGGACAGCCACGAGGATGTGAAGCGCGACCACGAGCCCCTTTCCCTCGGCATGGCCCACGGCACCGCCGCCCTCATCCAGGACCTCAAACAGCGCGGCATGCTGGAGGACACCCTCATCCTCTGGACCACTGAATTTGGCCGCATGCCCTGCTCCCAGGGCAGCAAAGGCCGCGACCACAACCCCTTCGTCTTCACCAACTGGCTGTGCGGCGGCGGCATCCGCGGCGGCACCTATGGCGAAAGCGACGAATGGGGCTTCCGCCCTCAGGACCCCGCCCGCGCCGCCACCGTCTATGACATCCACGCCACCGTACTTCACCAGTTAGGCATCGACCACACCCGCCTCACCCTCCGCCACAACAGCATCGACCGCCGCCTCACCGATGTGCATGGCCATGTGCTTCAGGACATGGTGGGGTGA
- a CDS encoding GNAT family N-acetyltransferase, whose product MSVQYRLATLADGPALEALIRLSTLTLQSAYYSPVQLEGALGTVFGVDSQLIKDGTYFVANERDVIIGCGGWSKRKTLYGGDAKRSGEDPLRDPETEPAMIRAFFVHPGHVRRGIARQLLQQCEAAATRAGFGRLEIIATLAGERLYAACGYDVVERFDIELGNGARLPVVRMRRRDLPVQEPLHRAPHPTMS is encoded by the coding sequence ATGAGTGTCCAATACCGCCTGGCCACCCTGGCTGACGGGCCGGCCCTGGAAGCACTCATTAGGCTCTCCACCCTTACTTTGCAGTCTGCCTATTACTCGCCGGTGCAGCTTGAAGGGGCCTTGGGGACAGTCTTTGGGGTGGACAGCCAGTTAATCAAAGACGGTACCTATTTCGTCGCAAACGAGAGAGATGTCATCATCGGCTGCGGCGGCTGGAGCAAGCGCAAGACCCTTTATGGAGGCGATGCGAAGAGGTCCGGTGAGGATCCGCTACGGGACCCGGAAACGGAGCCTGCGATGATCCGGGCATTCTTCGTCCACCCAGGTCATGTCCGCCGGGGCATCGCCAGACAGCTTTTGCAGCAATGCGAGGCTGCTGCCACCAGGGCGGGGTTTGGCAGGCTGGAGATCATCGCCACGCTGGCAGGGGAGCGGCTCTATGCCGCCTGTGGTTATGACGTGGTGGAGAGGTTTGACATTGAACTGGGCAATGGGGCCCGGCTGCCAGTGGTAAGGATGAGAAGAAGAGACTTGCCTGTCCAGGAGCCTCTTCACAGGGCCCCTCACCCCACCATGTCCTGA